One Belonocnema kinseyi isolate 2016_QV_RU_SX_M_011 chromosome 6, B_treatae_v1, whole genome shotgun sequence genomic region harbors:
- the LOC117174986 gene encoding succinate dehydrogenase cytochrome b560 subunit, mitochondrial-like, which translates to MALSFTRLLCRKNLDFRQFRGLYTSSSLTASTSSVVRVTAKAIESHDEKNMRLNRPMSPHLTIYQLQLTSALSLSHRTTGIILATYAISLSFGTLLIPGGIPCFIDSVENLCLPPAVLFIGKTLLALPFTFHYANGLRHLAWDLGKFLTLKEVYTTGYVISAVSAIAALIVAAL; encoded by the exons ATGGCACTGAGCTTCACCAG gcTTCTGTGCCGCAAGAACTTGGATTTTCGTCAATTCCGTGGACTCTACACCTCTTC TTCACTTACTGCCTCGACATCATCTGTAGTTCGAGTGACAGCCAAAGCAATTGAATCGCACGATGAGAAAAATATGAGACTCAATAGACCCATGTCACCACATTTGACAATTTATCAACTTCAGTTGACATCCGCCCTCTCTTTGTCACATCGTACAACCGGTATTATTTTAGCGACCTATGCAATTTCGCTAAGTTTcg GCACTCTGTTGATTCCGGGAGGAATACCTTGCTTTATAGATTCCGTGGAGAACTTATGTCTTCCACCTGCTgttctttttattggaaaaaccCTGCTAGCTCTTCCTTTCACCTTCCATTACGCTAACGGTCTTCGCCATTtg GCCTGGGACCTCGGTAAATTTTTGACACTCAAAGAAGTCTACACCACCGGCTACGTAATTTCTGCTGTGAGTGCTATTGCAGCTCTAATAGTTGCTGCTCTGTAA
- the LOC117174478 gene encoding 116 kDa U5 small nuclear ribonucleoprotein component, producing MDADLYDEFGNYIGPDLASESEDENEYGIVGDEGDDRDRSDEEMEEDKDDTRDQMDTNSAAVVLHEDKRYYPSALEVYGPQVEVLVQEEDAQPLEKPLVEPTKKPKFQLKQQQLPDTTYNIEFLADMMDAPHLIRNVVLLGHLHHGKTTLVDCLVRQTHPYMHSVTDEKPLRYTDTLFTEQQRGVSIKATPVTLLLQDVKSKSYLLNIFDTPGHVNFSDEATAAIRMSDGAMLVVDAAEGVMLNTERLLKHAIQEKLAITVCINKIDRLVLELKLPPIDAYYKLRHIVEDINTKIAEMSTDENPGYVSPSLGNVCFASSEYNVCFTLKSFAALYARRSPSINVNEFAKRLWGDIFFNSKTRKFTKKPAHNTAQRSFIEFILEPLYKIFAQVVGDVDTTLPAVLDQLGIRLTSEEMKMNIRPLLRLVCTRFLGDMSGFVDMCVNHIPSPLDHNSVKVQHIYTGPIDSPLAQDMVNCDPDGRLMVHSAKMYPTEDCTLFHVLGRVMSGTLEAGQRVRVLGEAYSRADEEDSRVLTVGRLWISEARYSIELSRVPAGNWVLIEGIDKSIVKTSTITDLTNTDDLHIFRPLKFNTQSVIKIAVEPVNPSELPKMLDGLRKVNKSYPLLGTRVEESGEHVVLGTGELYLDCAMHDLRRMYSEIDIKVADPVVSFAETVVETSSLKCFAETPNKKNKLTMIAEPLEKNLAEDIENEKVKITWNKKKLGEFFQNTYDWDLLAARSIWAFGPDATGPNILVDDTLPSEVDKNLLNSARDAIVQGFQWGTREGPLCEEPIRNVKFKILDAVIAQEPLHRGGGQIIPTARRVAYSAFLMATPRLMEPYLFVEVQAPADCVSAVYTVLAKRRGHVTQDAPVAGSPLYTIKAFIPAIDSFGFETDLRTHTQGQAFCLSVFHHWQIVPGDPLDKSITIRPLEPQPPTHLAREFMLKTRRRKGLSEDVSINKFFDDPMLLELARQDVLLNYPM from the exons ATGGATGCAGACCTCTACGACGAGTTCGGAAACTACATCGGACCCGATTTAGCATCCGAAAGTGAAGATGAAAACGAATATGGAATCGTCGGCGACGAGGGAGATGATCGCGACAGATCTGATGAAGAAATGGAGGAAGACAAGGACGATACTCGTGATCAAATGGATACAAATTCAGCGGCAGTCGTCTTGCATGAGGATAAACGATATTATCCAAGTGCGCTTGAAGTTTATGGGCCGCAG GTGGAAGTTCTAGTCCAAGAAGAAGACGCTCAGCCTCTAGAAAAACCTTTAGTTGAGCCCACAAAAAAACCaaagtttcaactgaaacagCAGCAACTTCCTGACACAACCTACAATATAGAATTCCTTGCAGACATGATGGACGCACCTCATCTAATTCGAAACGTAGTTTTGTTGGGACACTTGCATCATGGGAAAACGACTCTCGTCGACTGCTTGGTTAGACAAACGCATCCATACATGCACTCCGTGACGGACGAGAAACCTTTGCGGTACACGGATACACTTTTCACCGAACAGCAGCGAGGCGTTTCGATTAAAGCGACACCAGTAACTCTCCTCCTGCAGGATGTAAAATCCAAGTCTTATCTGTTGAACATATTCGACACTCCGGGTCACGTGAACTTTTCCGACGAAGCCACAGCCGCTATTCGGATGTCGGACGGTGCGATGTTGGTTGTCGATGCTGCAGAAGGTGTCATGTTAAACACAGAACGACTTCTGAAGCACGCTATTCAAGAAAAGCTGGCAATAACAGTCTGTATAAACAAGATTGACCGTTTGGTTTTGGAACTGAAATTACCCCCAATAGACGCATATTACAAACTGAGGCATATTGTTGAAGACATCAATACTAAAATCGCGGAGATGTCGACTGACGAAAATCCTGGTTACGTCTCACCCTCGCTCGGAAATGTTTGCTTTGCCAGTTCCGAGTACAATGTTTGTTTCACGCTGAAATCCTTCGCGGCTCTTTACGCTAGAAGAAGTCCTTCAATAAACGTGAACGAGTTCGCAAAGAGGCTCTGGGGagatattttctttaattcgaaGACGAGGAAATTCACGAAGAAACCAGCCCACAATACGGCGCAGAGGAGTTTCATCGAATTCATTTTAGAGCCgctttataaaatctttgcgCAGGTTGTTGGAGATGTTGATACTACCCTGCCAGCTG TTCTGGATCAATTGGGAATCAGGCTAACATCGGAGGAGATGAAGATGAATATTAGACCATTGTTGAGACTTGTCTGCACTCGGTTTTTGGGCGACATGTCTGGATTTGTAGATATGTGTGTCAATCACATTCCTAGTCCTCTCGATCACAATTCGGTTAAAGTTCAACATATCTACACGGGGCCAATCGATTCGCCTCTTGCGCAGGACATGGTCAACTGTGATCCAGAT GGACGATTAATGGTCCACAGTGCAAAGATGTACCCGACTGAAGACTGCACTCTTTTCCACGTCCTCGGTAGAGTGATGTCAGGAACCCTGGAAGCTGGACAACGAGTCCGAGTTCTAGGAGAAGCCTACAGTCGTGCAGATGAAGAGGACTCAAGAGTCCTCACAGTCGGCAGATTGTGGATAAGTGAAGCTCGATATTCCATCGAATTAAGTCGAGTTCCAGCAGGAAATTGGGTTCTTATTGAAGGAATAGATAAATCTATCGTGAAAACGAGCACCATCACCGACCTGACAAATACAGACGATCTCCACATCTTCCGCCCTTTGAAGTTCAACACCCAGAGTGTTATAAAAATTGCTGTTGAACCTGTAAACCCCTCGGAATTGCCGAAAATGTTGGACGGTTTGAGAAAAGTTAACAAAAGCTATCCACTACTAGGAACGAGGGTCGAAGAAAGTGGAGAACATGTTGTTCTAGGAACCGGGGAATTATATCTTGATTGTGCGATGCACGATCTTCGTCGAATGTACTCAGAAATTGATATCAAAGTCGCAGATCCTGTCGTGTCGTTTGCGGAAACGGTAGTTGAGACCAGTTCGCTGAAATGTTTCGCAGAAACGCcaaataaaaagaacaaattgaCGATGATTGCTGAACCATTGGAGAAAAATTTGGCTGAGGATATTGAAAACGAGAAAGTTAAAATTACATGGAACAA AAAGAAATTGGGAGAATTTTTCCAAAACACCTACGACTGGGATTTGCTAGCTGCCAGAAGTATTTGGGCTTTTGGACCCGACGCGACTGGTCCGAATATTTTAGTCGACGACACTCTGCCTTCCGAAGTTGACAAAAATTTACTAAACAGTGCTCGAGACGCCATCGTTCAAGGATTCCAGTGGGGAACTCGAGAAGGTCCCCTTtgtgaggaaccaattcgaaatGTCAAGTTCAAAATTCTCGACGCTGTGATTGCCCAGGAACCCTTACATCGAGGag GCGGACAGATAATTCCAACCGCGAGAAGAGTGGCTTACTCAGCTTTCCTGATGGCTACGCCTCGTTTAATGGAACCCTACCTCTTCGTTGAAGTCCAAGCCCCGGCGGATTGCGTCTCTGCCGTTTATACAGTCCTGGCAAAAAGACGAGGCCACGTTACTCAGGACGCTCCAGTGGCCGGAAGTCCCCTCTACACGATCAAAGCCTTCATCCCTGCGATCGACAGTTTCGGATTCGAAACGGATTTGAGAACGCACACCCAGGGACAGGCCTTTTGCCTTTCAGTTTTCCATCACTGGCAAATTGTACCTGGAGATCCACTCGACAAGAGTATCACGATTAGGCCCCTAGAGCCCCAGCCACCAACTCACTTAGCGAGAGAATTTATGCTCAAGACCAGAAGGAGAAAAGGTCTATCTGAGGATGTTTCCATCAACAAATTCTTCGACGATCCTATGTTGTTGGAACTCGCACGACAAGACGTGCTTCTCAATTATCCTATGTAA